The sequence TGAAGCCTGtgagctgtgacaggatttaaaGGGATGATGCACGCCAGAAATTTGGCCTGCTCGAAGGCCACAAGTACTGAAGAACATCCATGTCTATGTCTACACTTTGCTGGATTCTTTAAAAAGTCAGTTTGAATTGATCATGTTCACATAAAATATGCTGTACAAACTCCTGTAAGATCAAGGTACAAATTCATCCGTCAGTGTCTGGGGATGTGCTCTTTTGACTGGGAGTAACAGATATTACAAAAATCTAACAGAAAAAGAATTTTATTTCAATGTCTAGGATTAAATAAACCTTTTGCCCTATTGACACACACCCCTCTGTAACAGTCTGCTGCAAGTAACTTGTCAGGCAATTTGATGTATTCAGTGATGCATTCACTTTCCAAGTGGGTAtttcaaaatacaattttaaTAACAACAGTATTGTACAAACCACTCATTTTTGTTCCATTCACTAATACCAGTGCTGGCTAGGAAAACGAGACACTTTGAATCCAGCCCCGAGAGGCAGTAGCCGCAGGACATCGCCTGTGTGGGAAAGCTCGCAGGGAAGAAGTTTGGGACACCCGGCTGAGCAGCGACGGCTGCACCAGGGACCGAGCGCGTCGCTGCCCgcggtgtccgtgtgtcccccggCACtgcggccggcccggcccggcccaggccagcccagctcctcccgTGGAGGGACTCGCACCCTGCCCTCCCAGTAACCCCGCACTGCAGCACTTTGCGCCCCTTTATTTTCCATTTCGTTTTATCATTGCTGTGACTTCCGATTCCCTGTAAACCGAGACCCAAACGCCAGTTCATTTCAAGCCTGAACTGGAGCCTGCTTCTCCCGGTTTACAATTGCTCCACTCCCTTTTGGCCAAGAGGTGAACATGATGATTTTTTTAAGGAAGGGAGTCGAGCGCTTTTCCAGTAGCACCCAGCGGACGCTTTAATTGCATTTTATTCAGCCGCCTGCAATACTCTCTGCTCACTTTGCCCGGGCTTTAAAAGCAGCACCAGGGACGCAGCGGTGCCTCCCGTTCCTCTCGGGTGCCCGCCCAGCGTCTTCACACCGGCCATCCTGAGCGGGGAGACTGCGGCGGGCACcggccctgccctgtgctggcgCCGAGCCGGGATCCCCCGGGGCCGGAGGGCTCCGTCCGGGGGTAGGGAGCTCCCGGCCGCCCTCGCCGCGACCCCGGgcccgccgccccggcccggccgctccccgcccgcctcGGCCCCGCCTCCCGCCCGCGGCCGCCCGCCAATCGCAGCGCTCTCCGCCGGGGATGACCTCACTCCTTGCCTTCCCATTGGCCAGCTATATTAAGAAAGTCGCGAGCGCCTTTAAATAGCGGCGCCGGGCCGCAGCTTGCGGCAGTGGCTGCGCTGAGTCGGTCTTGTGCCGGTGTTTGCTGTGAGGGCGAGAACGGCGGCACCGCTTCCACCGCAGAGCTCCGGGGCCAGCGACGCTGCCTGCGGCCGTAGCGCTCCCGCGAGGCAGAGTACGACGGCGCGGTGCCGGTGAGCAAAGAGAGCAGGGTGCGCCCGCCTGCCTGCGCGGGCCGGCTCGCCACGGTGCCCTGTGAGAAGCGAGAGGGAGCGggaggcggcggccgcggggaggAGGGCGCTGCCATCGTCCTGCTGCACGGCAAGGCCAGCTTGGCGAGCCTGGCCATGGCTGCCATCCGCAAGAAACTGGTGGTGGTGGGGGACGGTGCCTGTGGCAAGACTTGCCTCCTCATCGTCTTCAGCAAGGACGAGTTTCCCGAGGTCTACGTGCCCACCGTCTTCGAGAACTACGTGGCGGACATCGAGGTGGACGGCAAGCAGGTGGAGCTGGCCCTGTGGGACACGGCCGGCCAGGAGGACTATGACCGCCTGCGTCCCCTTTCCTACCCGGACACCGATGTCATCCTCATGTGCTTCTCTGTGGACAGCCCGGACTCGCTGGAGAACATCCCGGAGAAGTGGGTGCCCGAAGTCAAGCACTtctgccccaatgtccccatcatcCTGGTGGCCAACAAGAAGGACCTGCGGAACGACGAGCACGTTCGGAACGAGCTGGCCCGCATGAAGCAGGAGCCGGTGCGCACCGAGGACGGCCGGGCCATGGCCATTCGCATCCAGGCCTACGACTACCTGGAGTGCTCGGCCAAGACCAAGGAGGGTGTCCGGGAGGTCTTCGAGACTGCCACCCGGGCAGCCCTGCAGAAGCGCTACGGCACCCAGAACGGCTGCATCAACTGCTGCAAAGTGCTATAGGGCGTGTCTGGAGCGCGGCGCTGGGCACGGCGCCCGGGTCACCTGTTGGCAGGTGGAGAGGAGCTGGGTTCTACACGCACACGGCATCTGCCCGTCCCCTCCGCTAGGGACTGGCTGTGCATGGGGTGGGGGCTGAGGGAGGGAGCACGCTCCTTGAGCCTCGGCCAAAAAGGGTTGTGCTTGCTCAGCCGTGGGGACGGAGGGAGGGGGGGATTGCATGCCCTGAGTCTTGGGAAAACAGTGGGGAGAAGCTTTCTCCTACCACTGACCCCTGCGAGTTAGTCGTGGACTCAACAACAAAAAGCTGCTGAGACTGGACTGAGCGATCGTTGCACCCGGTTCTGCCCCTTTGCCAacacctgctgctccctgctcccggGCAGCCTCCTCTCTTTTGCAAGAGGAGGGCGGTGGAGCGGAGATGCTCGAAGGGacttctgcctcctgcctgcatgTGCCTCCACCCAGGCGAGCTGGGGAAAGGGGCTGCCTCTCCCAGGCTGCCTGCGGCATCCTTGCTTCTCCCTCATGTGTTTCAGCCTGAGCCTGACCTGCTGTGGAAATTAGTGCCCTGAAGACCGAGactgggaggggaagggagggtcATCCCAAGCGAAGCCTGTATATATGTTACCTTTTTTTGTCTTGTGCAAACTGGGGTAGTCCAGGGGGTGCTTATTTGAAGTGAGGTGGGGAGGG comes from Melospiza melodia melodia isolate bMelMel2 chromosome 3, bMelMel2.pri, whole genome shotgun sequence and encodes:
- the RHOB gene encoding rho-related GTP-binding protein RhoB; protein product: MAAIRKKLVVVGDGACGKTCLLIVFSKDEFPEVYVPTVFENYVADIEVDGKQVELALWDTAGQEDYDRLRPLSYPDTDVILMCFSVDSPDSLENIPEKWVPEVKHFCPNVPIILVANKKDLRNDEHVRNELARMKQEPVRTEDGRAMAIRIQAYDYLECSAKTKEGVREVFETATRAALQKRYGTQNGCINCCKVL